The following nucleotide sequence is from Apium graveolens cultivar Ventura chromosome 4, ASM990537v1, whole genome shotgun sequence.
ATTATTTGCAACAATTAATGATCCAAATGGGTATCAAACCTGGGTTGGAGCACTATACTTGTATTGTTGGGCTTTTGAGCAAGGCTGGACTACTCAATGAAGCTGAAAATTTCATGAGGATTACTCCGGTCAATTGGGATGTTGTTGCATGGCGTACTTTGCTAAATGCTTGTCATGTACATAGAAATTATGATCTAGGAAAACAAGTTGCAAAGATTGTGTTGCAAATGTACCCTGATGATGTCGGTACTTATACCCTGTTATCTAATATGCTTGCAAAGGCAAAGAGGTGGGATGGAGTTGCAGACATTCGCAAATTAATGAGGGAAAGGAATATAAAGAAAGAGCCTGGATTGAGCTGGACAGAGATAAGAAACAATACTTGTGTCTTCGTTTCAGATGACAAAAGCCACCCCGAGTTGAAACAAATTCATGAGAAGGTGAAAGATCTCTTAAATAAGATTACACTGTTGGGTTATGTGCCAGACATTGCCACTGTATTTCATGATGTTGAGGCAGAACAGAAGGAAGAATATCTCAGTTATCACAGTGAGAAGCTAGCTATAGCTTATGCTATCCTGAAAACGCCTCCTGATGCACCTATCCGTGTCATTAAGAACTTGAGAATGTGCAATGACTGTCATTCCGCTATAAAGCTTATCTCAAAGGTCACAAACAGACTAATAATTGTAAGAGATGTCAATCGTTTCCATTCTTTTCTAGATGGAAGTTGTTCCTGCCAAGATTACTGGTGACGATTTATTTGTAAAAGTGCTGGTACAGAACTTCATGCCTTCTGTTCCACTGTGATATGTGAATGAAGTGTATATGGAAATATGAATGTGGATCAAGTGGCTAGCTCGAGAGATAAAAAAGTTCTACAAATAGTACCTGCCATGATTTTGTTTATAAAATTCGAAAAAAAATTTGGTTGTGAATCAGAGAAAAAAATCATTCTAAAGGCAGGGAACGCCTATTTATCTTTGACAGCAGAGATTCTTTTGGAAGGATTGGTGGTGGGTGTATGAGATGTTAATTACATTTATGGGTAAGAATTTTTTTAAGGGGTGTTTGGTGGGGAAGCTTCTCTATCGTTTGATGGCGTAGATGCTCTTGAATCATTCATTTTTGAAGAGTTTGTTTATGTTGATGACACTGAGGAATTCGAGGAGGTTTCAGACGTAATAAAGAGAGCTTGTCATTGTTATTTTCTGAGGCTGAAGATGAGCTCAATTGTTCCTTGTTCCAGGTGACTTCgtgtctgaagaagaaactgtTTCTTATTGGTCTGAAAAATGGGCAAATGGTGGAAACTTATGTTGAATATCCAGGAGAGTCTGCTGATATAAATTAAATCATGCAATCAGTAGGCCAGTTCTGACAAATACGACTGCAGTCCCCGTGGCAATCACAGTTCCTACCGGTATCTTGCAATATTTAGGTAAGACATTGAATCAAATTAGGCAAATGTGAATATTTATTCTAACCTATAATGATAATTCACATAATCATAGTATACATATCGCAACCTAACATGTCAACTGAAAGATATGAATGTTGAAAACATATATGTTGTTGAAACTTTATATCAAATGTATGCCTTGAAATGATTATTATGCTCTAATTATGTAAAATCATTGCATGCATGtgtaattttttattttctttcctTTCTTTGGTTTTCTGCTATACGAATTGTTCTGCACATTTGACTAACATTATTTCCGGATTTCGTCCACCAAATTTTTACAGTAATATTTTGCAACTTTtacattataattatgtctatATGTACGATATGTGTATGGGTATTAAGACAATAAATTTAATGTTGTTTACTGTTCGCTTAAGTTGTAATTATGTAATGCTGTCTTTAAATTAAGACTTAGTTCTTGCACAGTTTACAATTTTTTAAGAACTTCGCTCCCCTGAACGTATAAAAATGTATCAGCAGTTGGACATAAATGTACTGTTCTCATAAGATAATCCTTCACTCTCCTTTATTAACTTATCTTAAACAACTATAAAACAATTCAATGCACCCAGTATGTTTGTATGAGAAGAAAAGAGTGTTAAAATTTTGGCATGGTTTTATTTGCTCATCTTAAATGAATTTAAGTGCTGGGAATGAACGTGCATTTTCTTTTAACAAATCAAGTGTCATCAGTGTGTTACTTGTTGCAAGCCAAGGTCATTAGGTGATATACAGGTGTGCCACCACTCTGCATCTTCTACCTAACCAATTCGGAGGAAAAAGTTCACTGATTGGTGCCGGAAAAACTACTTGTAAGTATTTCCTGATTTTAGGTAGTTCTTATTGATTTAACAATTATTTTACATTGAACTCATACAGTGAATGAAATGTAATAATCGCCCAATTCAATTATTGTAATTATTCAAAGATTACACATCCCAAAGACTTTATAGTATTCATGTGGTTTGAAGTTGATGTGCAAAGGACTGGGGAGCCATTTTCCTTGCAACTGCTGGATTGATTTGGTAAATGAGAGAAAATCACATCTTGCTTAAAGTATCTTGAGTCCTTTCCCCTCCTTGACTTGTACTGGAATCTGTCTCTCCCTATCCCTAGGACAGTCTTACTGTATTTTGTCTAAAGGTGAAATTGTGAATCAGCTGGGAAAATTAGTTACATGTACACCTATGTCTGTACTGAATGACTTTTTAAGCCTAGGTATCCCTTATCTACAGTGGCGGATCTAAATGTATGCACGGTGTGTCGAGTGACAGAccattattttcttttctttttttacaCATAGAAATCAGCCTCAATCTAATTAACAGACCAACCTGCTTCTCCACCATCTAACCCTTTCCAATTccaattcaaaattttaaattacaTAATCTGCTCCAGTGAAGATATTAAAGATGATTCAACAAGGTGTTTATGAACATTCCATTGATAactatttttgaatttatttttattttctgtCAAATTTGGGTTACATTGTTCAGAAGTGTGTTAAGCAATGCCAAACAGTGTAGTATCATGTAGAATGAAAAAGATCAAATATGGTGAATGTTAAAAAAAATTACTCAAAGAGGATCGCCGTAAAAAATTATGAAGCAAGTGAATAACTCGATTATATACTCTTGAATCAAGGACAATCTTCTTTCATCATCACATTAGAATGTGACACACCATTCCCGAAATCCTGCATCCGCCACTGCGTATCTATAGAATGATTACTTTGCATCCTTTGGATTAATGTCTCTATAAGTTTTTAGTCATCGGAAGGAAGAGGTCAAGACGAGTTCCTTGATGTTAAGTATATATGCAACTGCTTAGTACTCTTACGATTATCACTTTGCGATGTATCTGACATCCATCCTGGTCCACTGAAGAAGAGCTAATGGAAAACAGAGAAATGAAGGATGGAAATTGATTATGAAGAGATCGACCTGGTAACAACTAACAATGTTTTACCAATGTTAGACTTAGTAACTTACTAGTCTTATCTTTAATGTTTTACCAATGTTAGACTTGGTAACTTACTAGTCTTATCTTTACTTGAGGCATCACACATGCACTTCATGTATTCAGCTTAAGCCACTCTTTATTTTGACTTACTGATGTTTTAGTTAAAATTTCAAAGTATTATGGTACCTAAATTCTTCACGCATGCGATTGAGCAACTAGCCAATTGCCACCTGTAGGTAGTGCTGGATGGCAATGACCCAAAATTATCACAGTACTTGGATTATTCTATTAACGACAGTTTCTGCGTCATAGAAATAAACTGACTACTTCTGGGTAGTATGAAGAAAATGTATGTGTTATACCATTTCAGCCATTTTAGTAGTTAGGTTGTGTCGATTTGGATTTAATGAAATCAGATATATTTGAAGTTATTTTGATTTAATATATGGTCATGTGTGGACAAGTATTCGTTAATTCCTCCATTCCATTGTCCAAGTTTGAACTTAATTCCGTCCAATTGCAAATTGGATGGTCGCTCCTTCCCAGTCGGACGGTCACTCCTTCCCTTCCAAGTGGATACAATCGATTTCTGTACCGCATATAGACCAGGGAGTTTCTGATTACAATATTGCACAAATACGTTGATTTTTCTGTGCTTTCTTTTACAGACTCTATGTGCTGAATGCCTCGGAAGACCTTGTAATGGGTCCTGTGGTCCTGTCTTAAGAAGAACCTAAGAAAAATCTGCTTTAAAGATCTGCCTTTGGATTGTCTAAAGAAGGCCTTTTAATATGGTAGTCTCTTCTCTGCATTTTTCTTTATTTATCTTGACTGCAACTGGCTGTGACAAAGTGTACCGCTTTTGAAGCTGCAAATTATGGACATTATTTTAAAGAAGTCGGCAAGAATTTTTTTATCTAGTAGTAGCTGTTTTGCCTGGAAAATTCAATTTGGCATTTGGCAGGTAAGAAATCTATCAAGTGTTTCAGTAACTGCTTGTTAAATATTTACTTCCCCTGTTTTCAAATATTTGTCGCTTGACTTCTTGGCACACATGTTTATGAGTTTTGatctaatttatttatttttttttaaagttCTTTTTGTGAATAAGagtattaaatttatatttttatttagataaataaaaattttaaaaataaaattttaaatatgtGGTCAAAACTCTTTAAAGCGTGTGCCAAAAAATCAAACGTCAATTATTAAAAACAGAGGGAGTAAAACATAAGAAATTCATATAGAAAAATGATAATTGTCAAACCTTACCACTCCCTCTGTTTTCAAATATGACTAGTTAATATTTCTGCACAAGAGTTAAGGAGCTTATAATTATATTTAGACTATACTTGATGCTATAGCCGAAAGAAAAAGTTGTTCttgtaaaaaatatttataattaggaGAAGGTCTTATTTTGTAATTTATACTATATTTATGTTTCAAAAAATGAGAATGACAAGTAAGAATTATCTACTACAGAAGTCTGAAAAGAATCTTATCGAAATGCAGATAGAGGATTTACACGTACTTGCCTGACACACGAATTAACTAATTTTTGTAACAGTAGTTTGTTTTCTTGCCTATGCCTGAACTACTAGTCCAGCACTTGTGAATGGAAATGGAGTCGTCTTTGTATAATCACAAGGTTGTTTATATCTAGCAAGCTTTTTTACCTTTTAACTTAAGATGTCGGATAAATTTGCTTGATGTTAATATGCTTTTACCCATCCCGTTCTAGTTGCTGACTGTTATGCGATGCTTACATGTTGACATGCTCTAGTGGCTTTGTGCCAAATTTTGTCAAAATAAATCTGTAGATATGATCTTTGAGAGGGGAGGCCCAATATTAATCGACTATGCGAGCCTTCTGGATTGCAGTCTCTTTGAGATTTGAGAGAATGTGAAACTGGATTTTGTTCTTCGGCTGATGTTTGCTGACTCAGTAGGCCCTGCTTCTGAGTGTGGCTGTAACTTGCTACTTTTTGTTGTTGCTATGGCCTATGGGGCTGCAGGTGTGTTCTAATGATGCTTCTGGTATGTATTATATATAAACGCACATATAAGCGCACCAGAAAGCCTTTTTGTTCAATTTGCATCTTCTCAGGTTGATGAAATGTTCGTTTAGTTACTCCATCACATGTATTTAGTCTCTTAAGTTTTAAAATTGACACTAAAAAGGTTGTGTTTTTAGAGAATACGAGTGGTACAAGTTTCGGGTCGTGTTCGTGTCCGTAAAAGGTCAATTTAGTTAAAGTTAAATTCCTTAAAAATGCCCGACAAAAAAAAAATATCGTAAAAAGTCAATTTGGTTACGGTTAAAACTCTTAAAACTCTTAACATTTAAGTATAAACAAATAAACTCCTAAGGGTCAAAATAATTGATAGTAatatttgtcaaaaaaataaaataaaaataattgataGTAATTGTTTTGAATTTTCGGTTACTTATTCATTTGTCGAAGTAATGATAGCAAAATTCGACGAATTATATCATAAAATTTTAAGGTCATTGCTGAAAAATAGTGATTATATCGTGAAATTCTAATGTCATTtggagaatgaaagattaaaaataattatatcattGAATTTAAATTTCCTTACCGACCCTAAaagaataaataattttttttgtggAAACTTACAATAGCCGGCAAAGATTGAAATAAAAATGTGGAAATTTACAATAGTcgataaaaattaaaaaaaactaatGTGAAAAGTTACAATGTCACTAGAATAACTTTAGAAAATAACCAAGACACGTTtttatttagaatttttaaaaaagAATAGCCAACTTTAAAATGCTTTTCTATTTCTAGAGTATTTTATAGCAGTACTTTAGATTTGTAATTATGCCGATCAGAGTTAATAATCAAATGGCGTGCACAGGCGCACCTTACAAATTATAAAGTATTCCCTCGGTAACAAAATACAAGTCTTTTCTAAAATACAGGTGTTTTTGACTTTTACGTGTATTTTAAggtgaataaaaaaaataattttatatattgtttttcaatttatttttctaaatgaaagtatatatattaaattttaatttaaaaataaaataaaataaatatgcAGCGCAATGACTTTTATATACCTTAAAATACGCGTAAAAAAAGAACTTGTATTTTGGGACTGAGAAAGTAATACAACGTTCTGGTTAGTGTTTAGTATTTCCTAAGTGTTGAATTGTTAATTACCCAACAAATGAATTAACCATATTGCTTAATCTTATGATTATAGAAGTCTCCCAgattaaaaaaataaaagtagttcACCACTACACTTGAAGAAGTGGCATTGCGCATACCTGAGTTATTTTACCGgaaatacaaaaaaaaattaattttttaaaagcAAATCTTAAAAGTGAAAAAGAAGGGGACCTTTTAAGGTTAATGCACAATGTCCAAACTCTCAACCAATTTACTCGTCTTAAATAACATCCGATAGTAATTCAAAATTAATCCAACAATAATTTGATCCGAATTTAGTATGAAATCTATTCGGTTTTAGTATGAGTCTGACTCGAATAAAAAACACGATCCATTTTGATTTACTTAAAATCAAAATTAGAATAATACCGAATCAGTCCGATCCGACCCGAAATGCATCATATAGCTCTACCTGGAGGTTGATACAATCCGATTATCCGATTTTCATTTCTATTTAGTAGGATACATGATTTTTTCATTTCACGATGTCTTTTAGTATTAAAATGCTCTCCAAGTTCATAAATCAGGAAAAATATATAATACTAACACCACCTAAGACTACTAACAGTGATCTTACAAAAAGAGAGCACTATTTAAGATTCACATTCTGCAACATTTTCTTTCACAAAATCATTCATATGCATTGACTATTTAAATTGTCCACCTACATGCTCTATCCTAAATTGCATGCCACAAAAACAAAACAATTAGCAATGGTGCTTAATGGACACTACAGCTGATGTTGAAAACCACACAtcacttcttcatcttcattacACATCAACAAACTGTATTtccatttagtcctttcataGCTCAAGACCTATTCTTGAAACCTTCCTCAGATAGTATGCGagaattattattttaaaaattaacttTTCGAGCACTATGAACATGAGGAAAGCTATCATTAGACCATTCAAATCCGGCACCATAAATTCCAAGAGAAGCATGTACCTTTTACTGCTCCAATATCTGATTTTAGCAACATCAGGGAAGGTTTCTGGAGATCACTATCACCATTCGTTGGAAAGTGATAGAGCGGCGCTTATGGAATTCAAGAGGACTATTTCAGTTGATCCACATTCCACACTTGCAAACTGGAATGAGATGGTGGATGTCTGCAACTTTACAGGAGTCAGGTGCAACAGAAAGCATCATCGCGTTTACAGACTCATACTAGTCGATAAAGAACTTGTTGGGCTATTATCTCCGTTCCTTCTTAATCTCACCAGGCTCCAAGTTCTCCAGCTGGATGGGAACAACTTGCATGGCTCACTGCCAGATTCCTTCTCATCTTTTACCAAACTTATCTTACTTACTCTTGCAGAAAACAACTTAACCGGTGCTATTCCACCTTCCCTGTTCTCCAACTGCACTTCATTGAAAAATGTAGACCTCTCCCAGAACCTCCTTACAGGAACCATCCCAGCAGATATTGGTAAGTGCCCACATCTATGGAATCTCAATTTGTATAATAATCAGTTTACAGGAGAGATACCCTCTTCTTTATCCAACTTATCAGCCATGTATAATCTGGATTTAGAGTACAACCATCTGTCAGGTGAATTGCCTGGCCAAGTAATGGCACAGCTACCTAGACTGACCTTTCTTCACTTGTCATATAACAAAATGATCAGTCACGACAGAAACACTAATCTAGACCCATTCTTCACTGCACTTGCAAACTGCACAAGTTTGAAGGAGCTTGAACTTGCTGGTATGGGCCTGGGAGGCAATTTACCTAGTTCTATTGGACGGCTCAGTAGCAAGGTAAAAGTTGTGTTGCTGCAAGAAAATAAGATATTCGGATCAATTCCTCCAGAAGTGGGAAGCCTTTGGAATCTTTCGCTGCTCAATTTGACATCCAATCTTCTGAATGGAACTATCTCCCCAGAAATAAGCCGGATGAAGAACTTGGAGCAGCTCTTTCTATCATACAACTACTTTGCTGGCAAGATTCCAACAGCATTAGGACAACTGCGTCAGCTTGGCCTTCTTGATCTGTCAATCAACAAATTTTCTGGTCCGATTCCAGAGAATTTAGGAAATTTAGTTAAATTAAGGTATCTGTTCCTTAACAACAACCACCTTTCAGGAGAGATACCTCCAAGCTTAGGGCAATGCAAAGATCTGGACAAGCTAGATTTGTCCTACAACAAGTTGACAGGAATAATTCCTCCGCAAATATTAGCTATTTACGAGATTAGGATATATCTAAATCTATCACATAATCACCTACAGGGTCCTTTGCCGATTGAGCTCAGTAAGCTTGAAAATGTACAAGAGATCGATCTTTCATCGAATAACCTGAGTGGGCGCATATTCTCTCAAATATCGAGTTGCATTGCCGTGAGGATGATGAATTTCTCAAAGAATTACCTTGTTGGTCAACTTCCAGAATCCTTGGGT
It contains:
- the LOC141717453 gene encoding putative leucine-rich repeat receptor-like serine/threonine-protein kinase At2g24130, which gives rise to MNMRKAIIRPFKSGTINSKRSMYLLLLQYLILATSGKVSGDHYHHSLESDRAALMEFKRTISVDPHSTLANWNEMVDVCNFTGVRCNRKHHRVYRLILVDKELVGLLSPFLLNLTRLQVLQLDGNNLHGSLPDSFSSFTKLILLTLAENNLTGAIPPSLFSNCTSLKNVDLSQNLLTGTIPADIGKCPHLWNLNLYNNQFTGEIPSSLSNLSAMYNLDLEYNHLSGELPGQVMAQLPRLTFLHLSYNKMISHDRNTNLDPFFTALANCTSLKELELAGMGLGGNLPSSIGRLSSKVKVVLLQENKIFGSIPPEVGSLWNLSLLNLTSNLLNGTISPEISRMKNLEQLFLSYNYFAGKIPTALGQLRQLGLLDLSINKFSGPIPENLGNLVKLRYLFLNNNHLSGEIPPSLGQCKDLDKLDLSYNKLTGIIPPQILAIYEIRIYLNLSHNHLQGPLPIELSKLENVQEIDLSSNNLSGRIFSQISSCIAVRMMNFSKNYLVGQLPESLGNLKNLEAFDVSNNSISGVIPTSLSKIQSLTFLNLSYNHFTGKLPSGGFFDSAASLSFLGNEHICGPVPGIHNCHLEGHYFHSRVFLIIFCVVVSVSAFFSTICCVLGYRHVQKKNSTTTNETETMSEPELMPNFPRMPYKQLSEATGGFNEQKLIGSGSYGRVYKGVLQDGTAVAVKVLQLQTGNSTKSFARECQVLRRIRHRNLIRIITACSLPDFKALVLPYMTNGSLESHLYRYPGSALRSDSSDLNLVQMVNICSDIAEGMAYLHHHSPVRVIHCDLKPSNVLLNDDMTALVSDFGIARLVMTVGGNAPVIENMGDSTANMLSGTIGYIAPEYGFGSGTSTKGDVYSFGVLVLEMVTRKRPTDEMFIGGLSLQKWVKSHYHGRMEKIINSNMVRAIRNQSPEVKRMWEVAIGELIELGILCTQYSPATRPTMLDAADDLDRLKRYLGGETTATFASSLGISSSTVGDD